A section of the Serratia liquefaciens ATCC 27592 genome encodes:
- the nei gene encoding endonuclease VIII, with protein sequence MPEGPEIRRAADALAEAVIDQPLTDVGFAFPQLKHYRDRLIGERIIAIEPRGKALLTHFSNGLTLYSHNQLYGVWKVVNAGETPETKRDLRVRLETAERAILLYSASDITLGPREEIEQHPFLQRIGPDVLDMTLTETAVEQRLLSPRFRRRQLGGMLLDQAFLAGLGNYLRAEILWQAELAPQHKPQDLSPEALQRLAKALLAVPRLSYQTRGQVDENRHHGALFSFKVFHRSGEPCERCGAMIVRTSLSSRPFYWCPGCQK encoded by the coding sequence ATGCCGGAAGGACCGGAGATTCGCCGGGCGGCAGATGCATTGGCAGAGGCGGTGATCGACCAGCCGCTGACCGACGTCGGTTTTGCCTTTCCCCAGCTTAAACACTATCGCGACAGGTTAATCGGTGAGCGGATCATTGCTATCGAACCGCGCGGCAAGGCGTTACTGACCCACTTTTCCAATGGGCTGACGCTTTATAGCCATAACCAATTGTATGGCGTGTGGAAGGTGGTGAACGCGGGGGAAACGCCTGAAACCAAACGGGATCTGCGCGTACGGCTGGAAACGGCGGAGCGGGCAATTCTGTTGTACAGCGCGTCAGATATTACCCTGGGGCCGCGCGAAGAAATTGAACAGCATCCGTTTTTGCAACGTATCGGCCCCGACGTGCTGGATATGACGCTGACGGAAACCGCGGTAGAACAGCGACTGTTGTCGCCGAGGTTTCGTCGCAGGCAACTGGGTGGCATGTTGCTCGATCAGGCGTTTCTCGCCGGGCTGGGCAATTACCTGCGTGCCGAAATTCTCTGGCAGGCCGAACTGGCACCGCAGCATAAGCCGCAGGATCTGTCACCGGAGGCTTTGCAACGGCTGGCAAAGGCCCTGCTGGCGGTACCGAGGCTGTCTTACCAGACTCGCGGGCAGGTGGATGAGAACCGTCATCACGGCGCGTTATTCAGTTTCAAGGTGTTTCACCGCAGCGGTGAACCCTGTGAACGTTGCGGCGCGATGATCGTCCGTACCTCGTTGTCGTCGCGGCCGTTTTATTGGTGCCCAGGCTGTCAGAAATAG
- the pcp gene encoding pyroglutamyl-peptidase I, with protein sequence MQKVLITGFEPFGGERVNPSWEVVKQLNDMELSGARIIARQLPCVFGAALEALNEAIDDVQPVMVLAIGQAGGRTDITLERVAINIDDARIPDNQGQQPIDEPIVEKGPAAYFSTLPVKAMVEAMREAGIPASVSQTAGTYVCNHVMYGLLHRLSKQQAIKGGFIHIPYLPEQAAAHPGAPSMAATTVLFALELAVSIALQVEHDLKVVGGATH encoded by the coding sequence ATGCAAAAGGTATTGATCACGGGCTTTGAGCCCTTTGGCGGCGAGCGCGTTAATCCTTCGTGGGAAGTGGTAAAGCAACTCAATGATATGGAGCTTTCCGGCGCGCGCATTATTGCGCGCCAGCTGCCCTGCGTATTCGGCGCGGCGCTGGAAGCGCTCAATGAGGCGATTGATGACGTGCAGCCAGTGATGGTGTTAGCTATCGGCCAGGCCGGTGGACGGACTGACATTACGCTGGAACGCGTGGCAATCAATATCGACGATGCGCGTATTCCGGATAATCAGGGGCAGCAGCCGATAGACGAGCCTATCGTTGAAAAGGGGCCTGCGGCCTATTTCAGTACCTTGCCCGTCAAGGCTATGGTCGAGGCGATGCGTGAAGCGGGTATCCCTGCTTCGGTATCGCAAACGGCCGGCACCTACGTTTGCAACCATGTGATGTACGGCTTGTTGCACCGTTTGAGCAAACAGCAGGCGATCAAGGGCGGGTTCATTCATATCCCTTATCTACCGGAGCAGGCTGCTGCCCATCCTGGTGCCCCCAGTATGGCGGCAACCACGGTCCTGTTTGCGCTGGAATTGGCCGTTTCCATTGCGCTGCAGGTTGAACACGATTTGAAAGTCGTCGGTGGCGCGACGCATTAA
- the odhB gene encoding 2-oxoglutarate dehydrogenase complex dihydrolipoyllysine-residue succinyltransferase — protein MSSVDILVPDLPESVADATVATWHKKPGDSVQRDEVLVEIETDKVVLEVPASEAGILDAIVEEEGATVLSRQLLGRIRPGDSSGKPTAEKSQEKEATPAQRATASLEEESNDALSPAIRRLIAEHDLDAAAIKGSGVGGRITREDVEAHLANGKKADKPAAAAVEAAPQPALSSRSEKRVPMTRLRKRVAERLLEAKNSTAMLTTFNEINMQPIMDLRKQYGEAFEKRHGVRLGFMSFYIKAVVEALKRFPEVNASIDGTDVVYHNYFDISIAVSTPRGLVTPVLRDVDTMSMADIEKKIKELAVKGRDGKLTVEELTGGNFTITNGGVFGSLMSTPIINPPQSAILGMHAIKDRPMAVKGQVVIQPMMYLALSYDHRLIDGKESVGYLVTVKEMLEDPARLLLDV, from the coding sequence ATGAGTAGCGTAGATATTCTGGTACCTGACCTTCCTGAATCGGTTGCGGATGCGACTGTAGCCACCTGGCACAAGAAACCAGGTGACAGCGTCCAGCGTGACGAAGTTCTGGTTGAAATCGAAACTGACAAAGTGGTTCTGGAAGTTCCGGCAAGTGAAGCCGGGATCCTCGATGCGATCGTGGAAGAAGAGGGCGCAACCGTGCTTTCTCGCCAACTGCTAGGCCGCATCCGCCCGGGCGACAGCTCCGGCAAGCCGACCGCTGAGAAGAGCCAGGAGAAAGAAGCCACGCCTGCACAGCGCGCGACTGCCAGCCTGGAAGAAGAGAGCAACGACGCGCTCAGCCCGGCGATCCGCCGCCTGATTGCCGAACACGATCTCGATGCTGCCGCCATCAAAGGCAGCGGCGTGGGTGGCCGTATCACCCGTGAAGACGTGGAAGCGCATCTGGCTAACGGCAAAAAAGCCGATAAACCTGCCGCTGCCGCCGTTGAAGCCGCACCGCAGCCTGCTCTGAGCAGCCGCAGCGAAAAACGCGTGCCGATGACCCGCCTGCGCAAACGCGTGGCCGAGCGCCTGTTGGAAGCGAAGAACAGCACTGCGATGCTGACCACCTTCAACGAAATCAACATGCAGCCGATCATGGATCTGCGCAAGCAGTACGGTGAAGCCTTCGAAAAACGTCACGGTGTACGTCTGGGCTTCATGTCCTTCTACATCAAGGCGGTGGTTGAAGCCCTGAAACGCTTCCCGGAAGTGAACGCTTCCATCGACGGTACCGACGTGGTGTACCACAACTACTTCGATATCAGCATTGCGGTATCTACCCCACGTGGCCTGGTAACCCCGGTACTGCGTGACGTGGACACCATGAGCATGGCGGACATCGAGAAGAAAATCAAAGAGCTGGCAGTTAAAGGCCGTGACGGCAAATTGACTGTGGAAGAGCTGACCGGCGGTAACTTCACCATTACCAACGGCGGCGTATTCGGTTCACTGATGTCTACCCCGATCATCAACCCACCGCAGAGCGCCATCCTGGGCATGCACGCCATTAAAGATCGCCCAATGGCGGTTAAAGGCCAGGTTGTGATCCAGCCAATGATGTATCTGGCACTGTCTTACGATCACCGCCTGATCGACGGTAAAGAATCCGTCGGTTACCTGGTGACGGTAAAAGAGATGCTGGAAGATCCGGCTCGTCTGCTGCTGGACGTATAA
- the sdhA gene encoding succinate dehydrogenase flavoprotein subunit produces MKLPIREFDAVVIGAGGAGMRAALQISQAGSSCALLSKVFPTRSHTVSAQGGITVALGNNHDDNWEWHMYDTVKGSDYIGDQDAIEYMCKTGPEAVLELEHMGLPFSRTDEGRIYQRPFGGQSLNFGGAQAARTAAAADRTGHALLHTLYQQNLKNHTTIFSEWYALDLVKNQDGAVVGTTAICIETGEVVYFKAKATVLATGGAGRIYQSTTNAHINTGDGVGMALRAGVPVQDMEMWQFHPTGIAGAGVLVTEGCRGEGGYLLNKHGERFMERYAPNAKDLAGRDVVARSIMIEIREGRGCDGPWGPHVKLKLDHLGKEVLESRLPGILELSRTFAHVDPVKEPIPVIPTCHYMMGGIPTKVTGQALTVNEKGEDVVIPGLFAVGEIACVSVHGANRLGGNSLLDLVVFGRAAGMHLHESLAEQGESRDASDSDVEASLDRLNRWNNTRSGEDPVEIRKALQACMQHNFSVFREGDAMAKGLEELKVIRERLKNARLDDTSSEFNTQRIECLELDNLMETAFSTAVSANFRTESRGAHSRFDFPERDDANWLCHSLYQPQSESMTRREVNMQPKLRPAFPPKVRSY; encoded by the coding sequence ATGAAACTGCCGATCAGAGAATTTGATGCTGTAGTTATCGGTGCAGGCGGCGCAGGTATGCGCGCGGCACTGCAAATTTCTCAAGCAGGCTCCAGCTGTGCCCTGCTGTCCAAAGTATTCCCGACCCGTTCCCATACCGTGTCTGCGCAGGGCGGTATCACCGTTGCGCTGGGTAACAACCACGATGATAACTGGGAATGGCATATGTATGACACGGTGAAAGGTTCCGATTATATCGGTGACCAGGACGCCATTGAATATATGTGTAAAACCGGCCCGGAAGCGGTTCTGGAGCTGGAACATATGGGCCTGCCGTTCTCCCGTACGGACGAAGGCCGCATTTATCAGCGTCCGTTCGGCGGCCAGTCACTGAACTTCGGTGGCGCACAGGCGGCACGCACCGCTGCGGCGGCTGACCGTACCGGTCACGCGTTGCTGCACACCCTGTACCAACAGAATTTGAAAAACCACACCACTATCTTCTCCGAGTGGTATGCGCTGGATCTGGTGAAAAACCAGGATGGCGCAGTGGTTGGCACCACGGCTATCTGCATCGAAACCGGTGAAGTGGTTTACTTCAAAGCCAAGGCCACCGTGCTGGCGACTGGCGGTGCGGGCCGTATTTACCAGTCCACCACCAACGCCCATATCAACACCGGCGACGGTGTCGGCATGGCGCTGCGCGCCGGCGTGCCGGTGCAGGACATGGAAATGTGGCAGTTCCACCCGACCGGCATCGCCGGCGCCGGGGTATTGGTGACCGAAGGTTGCCGTGGCGAAGGCGGTTATCTGCTGAACAAACACGGCGAGCGTTTCATGGAGCGCTATGCGCCGAACGCCAAAGACCTGGCGGGCCGTGACGTCGTAGCCCGTTCTATCATGATTGAAATCCGCGAAGGCCGCGGCTGTGACGGTCCATGGGGCCCACACGTGAAGCTGAAGCTGGATCACCTGGGCAAAGAAGTGCTGGAATCCCGTCTGCCGGGCATTCTGGAACTGTCGCGCACCTTCGCGCACGTCGACCCGGTGAAAGAGCCGATTCCGGTTATCCCAACCTGCCACTACATGATGGGCGGTATTCCGACCAAAGTGACCGGCCAGGCGTTGACCGTGAACGAAAAAGGCGAAGACGTGGTGATCCCGGGTCTGTTCGCCGTGGGCGAAATTGCCTGCGTTTCAGTGCACGGTGCCAACCGTCTGGGCGGCAACTCGTTGCTGGACCTGGTGGTGTTCGGTCGTGCCGCCGGCATGCATTTGCATGAGTCTCTGGCGGAGCAGGGCGAAAGCCGTGATGCCAGCGATTCTGATGTAGAGGCGTCGCTGGATCGTCTGAACCGCTGGAACAACACCCGTTCCGGTGAAGATCCGGTCGAAATCCGTAAGGCGCTTCAAGCCTGCATGCAGCACAACTTCTCGGTATTCCGCGAAGGCGATGCGATGGCGAAAGGCCTGGAAGAGCTGAAAGTGATCCGTGAACGTCTGAAGAACGCACGTCTGGACGATACCTCCAGCGAGTTCAACACCCAGCGCATCGAATGCCTGGAGTTGGATAACCTGATGGAGACCGCGTTTTCCACCGCCGTGTCGGCCAACTTCCGTACCGAAAGCCGTGGCGCACACAGCCGCTTCGACTTCCCGGAACGTGATGACGCCAACTGGCTGTGTCACTCGCTGTATCAGCCGCAATCGGAAAGCATGACGCGTCGTGAAGTGAACATGCAACCGAAGCTGCGCCCGGCATTCCCGCCGAAAGTGCGTTCTTACTAA
- the sucA gene encoding 2-oxoglutarate dehydrogenase E1 component gives MQNGAMKAWLDSSYLAGANQSYIEQLYEDFLTDPGSVEDSWRSIFQQLPTAGVKPDQLHSQTRDYFRRLAKDSARYNTTINDPDTDAKQVKVLQLINAFRFRGHQHANLDPLGLWQREQVPDLEPAYHNLTEADFQETFNVGSFAIGKETMKLGDLYAALKQTYCGSIGAEYMHITNTEEKRWIQQRIESVVGHASFTDDEKRRFLNELTAAEGLERYLGAKFPGAKRFSLEGGDALVPMLKEMVRHAGKNGTREVVLGMAHRGRLNVLINVLGKKPADLFDEFAGKHKEHLGTGDVKYHQGFSSDVETEGGMVHLALAFNPSHLEIVSPVVMGSVRARRDRLDEARSNMVLPITIHGDAAITGQGVVQETLNMSQARGYEVGGTVRIVINNQVGFTTSNPLDARSTEYCTDIAKMVQSPIFHVNADDPEAVAFVTRLALDFRNTFKRDVMIDLVCYRRHGHNEADEPSATQPVMYQKIKKHPTPRKLYADVLTEQKVASLEDATEMVNLYRDALDRGDCVVEEWRPMNLHSFTWSPYLNHEWDEEYPSKVEMKRLQELARRISTVPEAIEMQSRVAKIYADRAEMAAGNKAFDWGAAETLAYATMVDEGIPIRLSGEDAGRGTFFHRHAVVHNQKNGSVYVPLANVHSGQGEFKVWDSVLSEEAVLAFEYGYATAEPRTLTIWEAQFGDFANGAQVVIDQFISSGEQKWGRMCGLVMLLPHGYEGQGPEHSSARLERYLQLCAEQNMQVCIPSTPAQVYHMLRRQALRGMRRPLVVMSPKSLLRHPLATSSLEELANGTFLPAIGEIDELDPKAVKRVVMCSGKVYYDLLEQRRKNDQKDVAIIRIEQLYPFPHQAVQAVLEKYAHVHDFVWCQEEPLNQGAWYCSQHNFREVVPFGASLRYAGRPASASPAVGYMSVHQKQQQALVNDALNIVKD, from the coding sequence ATGCAGAACGGCGCAATGAAGGCCTGGCTGGATTCCTCCTATCTGGCGGGCGCGAACCAGTCTTACATAGAACAGCTCTATGAAGACTTCTTAACCGATCCGGGCTCCGTTGAAGATAGCTGGCGTTCCATTTTTCAACAGCTACCAACCGCGGGTGTAAAACCCGATCAGCTTCACTCTCAAACGCGTGACTACTTCCGCCGCCTGGCGAAAGACTCCGCGCGTTACAACACCACCATCAACGACCCAGACACCGATGCCAAACAGGTCAAGGTACTGCAGCTGATTAACGCCTTCCGTTTCCGCGGACATCAGCATGCCAACCTCGATCCGCTCGGTCTGTGGCAGCGTGAGCAAGTTCCTGACCTTGAACCCGCCTATCACAACCTGACCGAAGCCGACTTCCAGGAAACCTTCAACGTGGGTTCTTTCGCTATCGGCAAAGAAACCATGAAGCTGGGCGACCTGTATGCCGCGCTGAAGCAGACTTACTGCGGCTCGATCGGTGCGGAATACATGCACATTACCAACACTGAAGAGAAACGCTGGATCCAGCAGCGTATTGAATCGGTGGTGGGGCACGCCAGCTTTACCGATGATGAGAAACGCCGCTTCCTGAACGAACTGACCGCAGCGGAAGGTCTGGAGCGTTACCTCGGTGCCAAATTCCCAGGGGCGAAACGCTTCTCGCTGGAAGGTGGCGATGCGCTGGTACCGATGCTCAAAGAGATGGTGCGTCACGCCGGTAAGAACGGTACGCGCGAAGTGGTATTGGGCATGGCCCACCGCGGCCGTCTGAACGTGTTGATCAACGTACTGGGCAAAAAACCTGCCGATCTGTTCGACGAGTTTGCCGGCAAGCATAAAGAACACCTCGGCACCGGTGACGTTAAATATCACCAGGGCTTCTCCTCCGACGTAGAAACCGAAGGCGGCATGGTTCACCTGGCGCTGGCGTTTAACCCGTCGCACCTGGAGATCGTCAGCCCGGTGGTCATGGGCTCAGTTCGTGCTCGTCGTGACCGTCTGGACGAAGCGCGCAGCAATATGGTACTGCCAATCACCATCCACGGTGACGCCGCCATTACCGGCCAGGGCGTGGTTCAGGAAACCCTGAACATGTCGCAGGCTCGCGGCTACGAAGTGGGCGGCACGGTGCGTATCGTGATCAACAACCAGGTTGGTTTCACTACCTCCAACCCGTTGGATGCGCGTTCTACCGAATATTGTACTGACATTGCCAAGATGGTGCAGTCGCCGATCTTCCACGTAAATGCTGACGATCCGGAAGCGGTGGCCTTTGTGACCCGCCTGGCGTTGGATTTCCGTAACACCTTCAAACGTGACGTGATGATCGATCTGGTCTGCTACCGTCGCCATGGGCATAACGAGGCCGATGAGCCAAGTGCAACCCAGCCGGTGATGTACCAGAAGATCAAAAAACACCCTACGCCGCGCAAGCTTTATGCTGACGTGCTGACCGAACAAAAAGTCGCCAGCCTGGAAGATGCCACGGAAATGGTCAACCTGTATCGTGATGCACTCGACCGCGGCGATTGCGTGGTTGAAGAGTGGCGTCCGATGAACCTGCATAGCTTTACCTGGTCGCCGTACCTTAACCACGAATGGGATGAAGAGTACCCAAGCAAGGTTGAGATGAAGCGCCTGCAGGAACTGGCCCGTCGCATCAGCACCGTGCCGGAAGCGATCGAAATGCAGTCACGCGTAGCCAAAATCTACGCAGACCGCGCAGAGATGGCGGCAGGCAACAAAGCGTTCGACTGGGGCGCGGCGGAAACGCTGGCCTACGCCACCATGGTCGATGAAGGCATCCCGATTCGCCTTTCCGGCGAAGACGCCGGTCGCGGTACCTTCTTCCACCGTCACGCTGTGGTGCACAACCAGAAAAACGGTTCGGTCTACGTTCCGCTGGCCAATGTTCACAGTGGGCAGGGCGAGTTCAAAGTGTGGGACTCCGTGCTGTCGGAAGAAGCCGTACTGGCGTTCGAATATGGTTACGCCACCGCAGAACCGCGCACCCTGACCATTTGGGAAGCGCAGTTCGGTGACTTCGCCAACGGCGCTCAGGTGGTGATCGACCAGTTCATCAGCTCCGGCGAGCAGAAATGGGGCCGTATGTGTGGCCTGGTGATGCTGCTGCCGCACGGTTACGAAGGCCAGGGTCCAGAGCACTCCTCTGCGCGTCTGGAACGTTACCTGCAGCTGTGTGCTGAGCAGAACATGCAGGTGTGCATCCCGTCCACTCCGGCACAGGTCTACCATATGCTGCGTCGTCAGGCGCTGCGCGGTATGCGCCGTCCGTTGGTGGTGATGTCGCCGAAATCTCTGCTGCGTCACCCGCTGGCAACCTCGTCTCTGGAAGAGCTGGCTAACGGCACCTTCCTGCCGGCTATCGGCGAGATCGACGAGTTGGATCCGAAAGCGGTCAAACGCGTGGTCATGTGCTCCGGTAAGGTCTATTACGATCTGCTGGAACAACGCCGCAAGAACGACCAGAAAGACGTGGCTATCATCCGTATCGAGCAGCTGTACCCGTTCCCGCATCAGGCCGTTCAGGCGGTGCTGGAGAAGTATGCTCACGTGCATGATTTCGTCTGGTGTCAGGAAGAGCCGCTGAACCAGGGCGCCTGGTACTGCAGCCAACACAACTTCCGTGAAGTGGTGCCGTTCGGGGCTTCTTTACGTTACGCAGGACGTCCAGCCTCTGCCTCTCCGGCAGTCGGTTACATGTCCGTACACCAGAAGCAGCAACAGGCTCTGGTTAATGACGCGCTGAATATTGTTAAAGATTAA
- a CDS encoding succinate dehydrogenase iron-sulfur subunit: protein MKLEFSIYRYNPDVDDAPHMQDYSLEAEEGRDMMLLDALILLKEKDPSLSFRRSCREGVCGSDGINMNGKNGLACITPISSLRKGNNKIVIRPLPGLPVVRDLVVDMGQFYTQYEKIKPYLQNDGKNPPAREHLQSPEQRAKLDGLYECILCACCSTSCPSFWWNPDKFIGPAGLLAAYRFLIDSRDTETEERLDDLDDAFSVFRCHSIMNCVSVCPKGLNPTRAIGHIKSMLLQRGA from the coding sequence ATGAAACTCGAATTTTCAATTTATCGCTACAATCCGGATGTTGATGACGCTCCGCACATGCAGGATTACAGCCTGGAAGCGGAAGAAGGTCGCGACATGATGTTGCTGGATGCCTTGATCCTGCTGAAAGAAAAAGATCCTAGCCTGTCGTTCCGTCGTTCCTGCCGCGAAGGCGTTTGTGGTTCCGACGGGATCAACATGAACGGTAAAAACGGCCTGGCATGCATCACCCCGATCTCGTCGCTGCGTAAAGGCAACAACAAGATTGTGATCCGCCCGCTGCCTGGCTTGCCGGTAGTGCGCGATCTGGTGGTGGATATGGGTCAGTTCTACACCCAGTATGAAAAGATCAAACCTTACCTGCAGAACGACGGCAAGAACCCGCCGGCGCGTGAACACCTGCAATCGCCAGAGCAGCGCGCCAAGCTGGACGGACTTTATGAGTGCATTTTATGCGCTTGTTGTTCGACCTCTTGCCCGTCATTCTGGTGGAACCCGGACAAATTCATTGGCCCGGCTGGCCTGCTGGCGGCATACCGCTTCCTGATTGACAGCCGCGACACGGAAACCGAAGAACGTTTAGACGATCTAGACGACGCTTTCAGTGTTTTCCGCTGCCATAGCATTATGAATTGTGTCAGTGTATGTCCTAAAGGCTTGAACCCGACGCGTGCTATCGGTCATATCAAGTCTATGCTGCTGCAACGCGGCGCATAA
- the sdhD gene encoding succinate dehydrogenase membrane anchor subunit, producing MVNNVSALGRNGVHDWLLLRASAIVITLYVLYILGFFVTAPDLTYEIWRGFFATSITKVFTLLTLLSILVHAWVGLWQVLTDYVKPLAVRLVLQLAIVVVLLVYLLYGTIVVWGA from the coding sequence ATGGTAAACAATGTTTCTGCATTAGGACGCAACGGCGTACACGACTGGTTGTTACTGCGTGCTTCCGCTATCGTCATCACCCTGTATGTTCTGTATATCCTGGGCTTCTTCGTTACGGCTCCGGATCTCACCTACGAAATCTGGCGCGGCTTCTTCGCCACCTCTATTACGAAAGTGTTCACTCTGCTGACGCTGCTGTCGATTCTGGTTCACGCCTGGGTCGGTTTGTGGCAGGTATTGACGGATTACGTCAAACCTTTGGCGGTACGTCTGGTGTTGCAACTGGCGATTGTTGTCGTGTTGCTGGTCTATTTACTGTACGGAACAATCGTAGTGTGGGGTGCATAA
- the sdhC gene encoding succinate dehydrogenase cytochrome b556 subunit, which translates to MGKNVKKQRPVNLDLQTIRFPVTAIASILHRVSGVITFVAVGILLWLLGLSLSSQEGFMQAAAIMNSFVVKFIFWGILTALAYHICGGIRHLLMDFGYIEESLAAGTRSAQVAIGLTVVLSVLAGVLVW; encoded by the coding sequence GTGGGCAAAAACGTGAAAAAACAAAGACCTGTCAACCTGGATCTGCAAACGATCCGGTTTCCCGTAACTGCGATAGCGTCCATCTTACACCGAGTCTCTGGCGTAATTACCTTCGTTGCCGTGGGTATCCTCCTCTGGCTGCTGGGCCTGTCTCTCTCTTCTCAAGAGGGGTTCATGCAGGCTGCCGCCATCATGAATAGCTTCGTTGTCAAATTCATATTCTGGGGCATCCTCACGGCGCTGGCCTATCACATTTGCGGTGGTATTCGCCACTTGTTAATGGATTTTGGCTATATCGAAGAGAGTTTAGCTGCCGGTACCCGTTCTGCCCAGGTGGCGATCGGTCTGACCGTCGTGCTGTCAGTTCTGGCTGGAGTCCTCGTATGGTAA
- a CDS encoding citrate synthase, with amino-acid sequence MTDKKATLTINDGEAPIELGVLSPTLGPDVLDVRALGSKGYFTFDPGFTSTASCESKITFIDGDKGVLLHRGFPIEQLAKESSYLEVCYILLYGETPTAEEFETFKTTVTRHTMIHDQITHLFRGFRRDSHPMAVLCGVTGALAAFYHDALDVNNERHREITAFRLLSKMPTVAAMCYKYSLGQPFVYPRNDLSYAGNFLHMMFATPCEEYVVNPVLERAMDRILILHADHEQNASTSTVRTAGSSGANPFACIAAGIASLWGPAHGGANEAALKMLEEIKTVEHIPEFIKRAKDKNDSFRLMGFGHRVYKNYDPRATVMRETCHEVLKELNKKDDNLLEVAMELEHIALNDPYFIEKKLYPNVDFYSGIILKAMGIPSSMFTVIFAIARTIGWIAHWNEMHDEGIKIARPRQLYTGYAERDFKSQVKNK; translated from the coding sequence ATGACTGATAAGAAAGCGACGCTAACCATTAATGATGGTGAAGCTCCAATCGAACTGGGCGTATTATCCCCGACACTGGGCCCCGATGTCCTCGATGTCCGCGCCCTGGGCTCCAAAGGTTATTTCACGTTTGATCCCGGCTTTACCTCTACCGCTTCCTGCGAATCAAAAATCACCTTTATCGACGGTGACAAAGGCGTGCTGCTGCACCGCGGTTTCCCGATTGAACAGCTGGCGAAAGAGTCTTCTTACCTGGAAGTGTGCTACATCCTGCTGTACGGCGAGACCCCAACCGCAGAAGAGTTCGAAACCTTTAAAACAACCGTAACCCGCCACACCATGATCCACGACCAGATTACCCATCTGTTCCGTGGTTTCCGCCGCGACTCACACCCAATGGCAGTACTGTGCGGCGTGACCGGTGCCCTGGCGGCGTTCTACCACGATGCGCTGGACGTCAACAACGAGCGTCACCGCGAGATCACCGCGTTCCGCCTGCTGTCCAAAATGCCTACCGTGGCGGCCATGTGTTACAAATATTCCCTGGGCCAGCCGTTCGTTTATCCACGTAATGACCTGTCCTACGCCGGTAACTTCCTGCACATGATGTTCGCAACCCCGTGTGAAGAATACGTGGTGAACCCTGTGCTGGAACGCGCAATGGATCGCATCCTGATCCTGCACGCAGACCACGAGCAGAACGCTTCCACTTCTACCGTACGTACCGCAGGTTCTTCAGGCGCTAACCCGTTTGCCTGTATCGCGGCCGGTATCGCCTCCCTGTGGGGGCCGGCACACGGCGGCGCCAACGAAGCCGCGCTGAAAATGCTGGAAGAGATCAAAACCGTTGAGCACATCCCTGAGTTTATCAAGCGCGCCAAGGACAAGAACGACTCCTTCCGCCTGATGGGCTTTGGCCACCGCGTGTACAAGAACTACGACCCACGCGCCACCGTGATGCGCGAAACCTGTCACGAAGTGCTGAAAGAACTGAACAAGAAGGACGACAACCTGCTGGAAGTGGCGATGGAGCTGGAACACATCGCGCTGAACGACCCGTACTTCATCGAGAAGAAGCTGTACCCGAACGTCGACTTCTACTCAGGTATCATTCTGAAGGCAATGGGTATTCCTTCATCCATGTTCACCGTAATCTTCGCCATCGCCCGTACCATCGGCTGGATTGCACACTGGAACGAAATGCACGACGAAGGCATCAAAATTGCCCGTCCGCGCCAGCTGTACACCGGCTATGCCGAACGCGATTTCAAATCCCAGGTGAAAAACAAATAA